The Deltaproteobacteria bacterium genome includes a region encoding these proteins:
- a CDS encoding PHP domain-containing protein, translating into MGSNRSDSEFEYVGNLHIHSHYSDGAGSVSEITRSAKKAGLDFIILNDHNYMADSLHLEDEGIYDGVHLLMGLEIGRRYHHYLAFDLPEMVRGDGLAPQGVIDLVNRKGGIGFLAHPFEKGMPFRENSIAYTWNDLSVTDYTGICIWNFSSRWKERVKAPLHGLIFLLFKAWTLKGPSRKTLVFWDRQCQQRRVVAIGGSDSHGAGFRWGPFKFIPLSYDYTLNSINVHLLLKTPLSKDFSEAKNQIYQVMREGRLFIAHENLKSAAGFRFFYRDEKGLQLSMGEAAPFKRGTLFVKTPARGTIRLMKDGALLRQWRGNRVSFTVDEKGVYRVAVYRGIPFFGLRPWIFSNPIYLR; encoded by the coding sequence ATGGGCAGCAACCGATCTGACAGTGAATTTGAATATGTAGGGAATCTTCATATCCATTCCCATTACTCGGACGGGGCAGGGTCTGTAAGCGAGATCACCCGGTCTGCGAAGAAGGCCGGGCTCGATTTTATAATTCTGAATGATCACAATTATATGGCAGACTCCCTTCACCTGGAAGATGAGGGGATCTATGATGGTGTGCATCTCTTGATGGGTCTGGAGATCGGCCGGAGATACCACCACTATCTGGCCTTTGATCTGCCGGAAATGGTGAGAGGAGACGGGCTGGCGCCACAGGGGGTCATTGATCTTGTAAATCGGAAGGGAGGCATCGGCTTTCTGGCCCATCCCTTTGAAAAGGGAATGCCTTTCCGGGAAAACTCCATCGCCTATACCTGGAACGATTTGTCCGTTACGGATTATACAGGGATCTGCATCTGGAATTTTTCGTCCCGGTGGAAAGAGCGGGTCAAAGCCCCGCTGCACGGCCTGATTTTTCTCCTGTTCAAGGCCTGGACACTGAAGGGCCCCAGCCGGAAAACCCTCGTATTCTGGGACCGGCAGTGCCAACAGCGACGGGTCGTGGCCATCGGCGGATCAGATTCCCATGGGGCCGGTTTTAGATGGGGCCCCTTTAAATTTATACCTCTGTCATATGATTATACGTTGAATTCGATCAACGTGCATCTCCTCTTAAAGACCCCCCTGTCGAAGGATTTCTCCGAGGCAAAGAACCAGATATATCAAGTGATGAGAGAGGGGCGTCTCTTCATCGCCCATGAGAACCTGAAATCGGCCGCTGGATTCCGGTTCTTCTACAGAGATGAGAAGGGTCTCCAACTGTCAATGGGGGAAGCGGCCCCATTTAAGCGGGGAACCCTGTTTGTGAAGACCCCGGCAAGGGGAACGATCAGGCTCATGAAAGATGGCGCCCTGCTCAGACAGTGGAGAGGAAATCGGGTCTCTTTCACGGTGGACGAAAAGGGTGTTTACCGCGTGGCGGTTTACCGCGGTATCCCCTTTTTCGGCCTTCGGCCGTGGATTTTTTCAAATCCCATCTATTTGAGATAA
- a CDS encoding YedE-related selenium metabolism membrane protein — protein MKNFFASRWGIIGVGAFIGILAPLLQKWGNPGNMGICVACFERDITGAVGLHRAAVVQYMRPEIIGFVLGSLIAAYLFKEFRARAGSAPIVRFILGAFAMIGALVFLGCPWRALLRLAGGDGNAILGLAGLIVGIWIGTLFLKSGYNLGRAEKTHTSVGWLMPLTMIGFLILMLIFPQIQDQPQSGVLFYSLKGPGAMHAPLLISLVVGLGVGFAAQRSRFCTMGAFRDLILFRQPHLFYGLLTLVVVAFITNLIVGQFHPGFVKQPVAHTMQLWNFGGMVLAGLAFALAGGCPGRQLFLAGEGDGDSAVFVFGMIVGAGFAHNFGLASSPNGVGPHGIAATIIGLLVCLFIGFTMRKRA, from the coding sequence ATGAAAAACTTCTTTGCGAGCCGGTGGGGGATCATCGGGGTGGGGGCCTTTATCGGAATTTTGGCCCCGCTGCTCCAGAAATGGGGCAACCCGGGCAACATGGGGATCTGCGTGGCCTGTTTTGAGAGGGATATTACGGGCGCGGTCGGGCTTCACCGCGCAGCGGTGGTCCAGTACATGCGGCCGGAGATCATCGGGTTTGTGCTGGGTTCCTTGATCGCGGCCTACCTGTTCAAGGAATTCCGTGCCAGGGCCGGCTCTGCACCGATTGTGCGGTTCATTCTGGGTGCCTTTGCCATGATCGGGGCACTGGTCTTCTTGGGTTGCCCGTGGCGGGCCCTTCTTCGTCTTGCGGGCGGCGACGGTAATGCGATCCTGGGACTGGCCGGTCTGATTGTGGGCATCTGGATCGGGACCCTGTTTCTCAAGAGCGGCTACAACCTGGGCCGTGCCGAAAAGACCCACACATCGGTGGGGTGGTTGATGCCGCTGACCATGATCGGTTTTCTCATCCTCATGCTCATTTTCCCCCAAATCCAGGATCAGCCCCAGAGCGGGGTCTTGTTCTACAGCCTGAAAGGCCCCGGGGCCATGCATGCCCCGCTGCTGATTTCACTCGTGGTGGGCCTGGGCGTGGGATTTGCTGCCCAGCGGAGCCGCTTCTGCACCATGGGCGCCTTCCGCGACCTGATCCTGTTTCGACAGCCCCATCTTTTCTACGGGCTTTTGACCCTTGTGGTGGTGGCATTCATCACCAACCTGATCGTGGGGCAGTTCCATCCCGGGTTTGTCAAGCAGCCGGTGGCCCACACCATGCAACTCTGGAACTTCGGGGGCATGGTCCTGGCCGGACTCGCCTTTGCCCTGGCCGGGGGATGCCCGGGACGCCAGCTCTTCCTGGCAGGGGAGGGGGACGGCGATTCAGCAGTATTTGTCTTCGGCATGATTGTGGGTGCGGGCTTTGCCCATAATTTCGGTCTGGCCAGTTCGCCCAACGGTGTCGGCCCCCACGGGATTGCCGCCACCATCATCGGGCTTCTGGTCTGCCTGTTTATTGGCTTCACCATGAGAAAACGCGCATAA
- a CDS encoding sugar phosphate isomerase/epimerase: MKPKLVMCNIFPEVGQIKQFAIENGFKGIDWSFDLDRLPETPLQESQWAKEQAMLAPFEVRYHCPFYQIDLGHDDPALAAKADAVFRRIIRLVSKVGGRYLSIHIGLGLDSTEPLSWKTTLNNLRRLVQFGAGHRVTLCLENLAWGWTSKPNLFEKLIRLSGAGVTLDIGHAHVCESVRSQEYAIEDFVSPHADRVFNAHLYHTEVPGQGHIPPDTVEEIAGRLALLQDIGCPWWVIEIKEPVGLLKTKEIIETFLTPGDARRSETEIPLSPAASVSLGRA; the protein is encoded by the coding sequence ATGAAACCCAAGCTGGTCATGTGCAATATCTTTCCCGAGGTCGGGCAGATAAAGCAATTTGCTATCGAAAACGGTTTTAAAGGGATTGACTGGTCCTTTGACCTGGATCGGTTGCCCGAGACCCCTTTGCAGGAATCGCAGTGGGCCAAAGAGCAGGCCATGCTGGCGCCCTTTGAGGTGAGATATCACTGCCCCTTTTACCAGATCGATCTGGGCCATGACGATCCCGCGCTGGCGGCAAAGGCCGATGCTGTTTTTCGCCGCATTATCCGCCTGGTCTCCAAGGTGGGAGGACGCTACCTGTCCATCCACATCGGGTTGGGGCTTGATTCAACCGAACCGCTCTCGTGGAAAACCACCTTGAACAACCTGAGGCGGCTGGTCCAGTTCGGGGCCGGGCACAGGGTAACCCTGTGTCTCGAAAACCTGGCGTGGGGATGGACCAGTAAACCGAATCTCTTTGAAAAATTGATCCGGCTCAGCGGGGCAGGAGTCACCCTGGATATCGGTCATGCCCATGTGTGCGAATCGGTGAGGAGCCAGGAGTACGCCATCGAAGATTTTGTCAGCCCTCACGCGGACAGGGTTTTCAACGCCCATCTCTATCATACGGAGGTCCCCGGCCAGGGGCATATCCCGCCCGATACAGTGGAAGAGATAGCGGGCCGCCTTGCTCTGCTACAGGACATCGGGTGCCCATGGTGGGTGATAGAGATCAAGGAGCCCGTGGGATTGCTGAAGACAAAGGAGATCATCGAGACCTTTTTGACGCCTGGGGATGCGCGCCGTTCAGAGACGGAAATCCCTT
- a CDS encoding sugar kinase, producing MLAVVGTVPEQDFPLTIGKVVLEGDVISIDGVRAPVNRGTPALLAAAIKAGEVLGQPAPVGYLVGDIGLGDGSRRLYARLSQASAAINGDISAIAFHYLQPDVDWHNRVLFALQEMPRPPVLIADAGFMYAAKMSGEASAYDLFTPDVGELAFLADEEAPHPFYTRGFILHEEMKAPALIERAYQHENAAACLLVKGQPDYVANREGIIATIDMPVEEAMEAIGGTGDTVTGIVSALIGAGIEVKEAAGLAARVNRLAGRYARPTPATQVMDIVEQIPAALARILKEYNTLSGHHHV from the coding sequence ATGTTAGCTGTGGTGGGCACTGTCCCTGAACAAGACTTTCCCCTCACCATTGGTAAAGTGGTGCTGGAGGGGGATGTGATTTCCATCGACGGGGTTCGTGCCCCGGTCAACCGGGGGACCCCGGCCCTGCTGGCCGCTGCGATCAAGGCCGGTGAGGTCCTGGGCCAACCGGCCCCGGTGGGATATCTGGTGGGCGACATCGGACTGGGGGACGGGAGCCGGCGTCTCTATGCGCGCCTGAGTCAGGCCTCTGCCGCGATCAACGGCGACATCAGCGCCATTGCCTTTCACTACCTCCAGCCGGATGTGGACTGGCACAACCGGGTCCTGTTTGCCCTTCAGGAGATGCCCCGTCCGCCGGTGCTGATCGCGGATGCCGGTTTTATGTACGCGGCCAAGATGAGCGGTGAGGCCTCAGCCTATGACCTGTTCACCCCGGATGTAGGCGAACTGGCCTTTCTGGCGGACGAAGAGGCGCCCCATCCCTTTTATACGCGAGGGTTTATCCTGCACGAGGAGATGAAGGCGCCCGCCCTGATTGAACGGGCTTACCAGCATGAAAATGCCGCTGCCTGCCTGCTGGTGAAAGGGCAGCCCGATTACGTGGCGAACCGGGAGGGGATCATCGCGACCATCGATATGCCTGTGGAAGAGGCCATGGAGGCGATCGGCGGCACCGGCGACACCGTGACCGGCATTGTCTCGGCCTTGATCGGGGCCGGCATCGAGGTGAAAGAGGCTGCCGGGTTGGCCGCCCGGGTCAACCGGCTGGCAGGCCGTTATGCCAGGCCCACCCCGGCCACACAGGTCATGGATATTGTGGAGCAGATTCCCGCTGCCCTGGCCCGGATCCTGAAAGAATATAACACCCTGTCGGGGCATCATCATGTCTGA
- a CDS encoding Fic family protein has product MRTYERTHPWIRFALDLTKLGHTTWMHLGEAISKVEHIAGVPLDPDAAERLHAIYLAKGVLATTAIEGNTLTEDEVRDHLQGRLTLPPSREYLGREIDNIVSACNLISDDVIRGASEAVTPEEIRHYNRIVLTDLPLNEDVVPGELREHSVVVGRYRAAPAEDCEVLLSRFCEWLNSMVYPDGLERPYSILTAVAAHLFFVWIHPFGDGNGRTARLIEFRYLLHAGFPTPAAHLLSNFYNLTRTEYYRQLDKASRTGGQMSEFIAYAVQGLVDQLREQLHVIRDLQLDATWRNYVYERFGKGSAAHLRRRRLVLALSNVTENAGWVRISDVDTLTPKLAQAYVNKTTKTLNRDLNAIMNMGLIEKANRSVRANKRLILAFLPARATASKRAGA; this is encoded by the coding sequence ATGAGGACATATGAGCGGACACACCCTTGGATTCGCTTTGCTCTGGACCTTACCAAACTCGGTCATACGACTTGGATGCACCTCGGAGAGGCTATTTCAAAGGTGGAGCATATCGCAGGTGTTCCGCTTGATCCAGACGCGGCGGAGCGCTTGCACGCCATATATCTGGCCAAGGGCGTTCTGGCAACGACGGCCATTGAGGGAAATACCCTTACTGAGGATGAGGTTCGGGATCACCTCCAGGGGCGTCTAACCCTGCCGCCCTCCAGAGAATATCTCGGCAGAGAGATTGACAATATTGTTAGCGCCTGCAATCTCATCAGCGACGATGTCATTCGAGGCGCTTCAGAGGCTGTCACGCCTGAAGAGATCCGTCACTACAACAGGATTGTGTTGACAGACCTTCCCCTGAATGAGGACGTTGTTCCCGGCGAGCTTCGTGAGCACTCGGTTGTGGTGGGACGATACCGGGCCGCCCCTGCAGAAGACTGCGAGGTCCTCCTGTCAAGGTTTTGTGAATGGTTGAACAGTATGGTTTACCCGGATGGGCTTGAAAGACCGTATTCCATTCTGACCGCCGTAGCGGCCCATCTCTTTTTCGTTTGGATACACCCGTTCGGGGACGGCAATGGCCGCACGGCACGGCTTATCGAATTCCGTTATCTTCTCCACGCGGGCTTCCCTACGCCTGCTGCTCATTTGTTGAGCAATTTCTACAATCTGACCCGAACCGAGTATTACCGTCAACTTGATAAGGCAAGTAGAACCGGCGGTCAGATGTCAGAATTTATCGCGTACGCGGTCCAGGGCCTGGTTGATCAACTCAGGGAACAACTGCATGTGATCCGCGATCTCCAACTGGATGCGACGTGGCGAAATTATGTGTATGAACGATTCGGGAAGGGCTCAGCCGCTCACCTCAGACGACGCAGACTGGTCCTCGCACTATCAAACGTGACGGAGAACGCCGGTTGGGTAAGGATTTCAGACGTTGACACGTTGACTCCGAAACTGGCGCAGGCCTACGTGAACAAGACGACCAAGACACTAAACAGGGACCTGAATGCCATTATGAATATGGGCCTGATCGAGAAGGCCAACCGGTCTGTACGAGCCAACAAGCGGTTGATCCTTGCCTTTTTGCCTGCGAGGGCGACCGCATCCAAACGAGCGGGCGCGTGA
- a CDS encoding DUF3343 domain-containing protein, with translation MLSFFKGKGSRDSHKVETQDRGILVFENTSEVIRAETVLKGAGWKIRVMGPPPEIRTGCDLVIEFPLIEELNILRTLEAAGAKPLQVVPVNSPLLQPVDIFQTRDYGRYLMVRAANMKLTVDKETLTVVNISGGGCPDVPYLAREMVGRTLAEAPAPEEIGHTLCGYALQLAYEEMRRQC, from the coding sequence ATCTTATCCTTTTTCAAAGGAAAGGGATCCAGGGATTCCCATAAGGTGGAGACTCAGGACCGCGGCATACTCGTCTTTGAAAATACCAGCGAGGTGATACGGGCCGAGACCGTCCTCAAGGGAGCGGGATGGAAGATCCGGGTCATGGGCCCGCCGCCGGAAATACGGACCGGGTGCGATCTGGTCATCGAATTCCCCCTCATCGAGGAACTCAACATCCTCAGGACCCTGGAAGCCGCAGGCGCAAAACCGCTTCAGGTGGTTCCGGTCAACAGCCCGCTCCTCCAGCCGGTGGATATCTTTCAGACCAGGGACTATGGCCGATATCTCATGGTCCGTGCCGCGAATATGAAATTGACGGTTGATAAGGAGACCCTCACCGTGGTAAATATTTCCGGAGGGGGGTGCCCGGATGTCCCCTACCTGGCCCGGGAGATGGTGGGCAGGACCCTGGCAGAGGCCCCGGCCCCTGAGGAGATCGGCCATACCCTCTGTGGCTATGCCCTTCAGCTGGCATACGAGGAGATGAGACGGCAATGTTAG
- a CDS encoding sulfurtransferase TusA family protein produces MGTIVDARGLSCPQPVLMTMDEIKRMSKGEIEILVDTDTSKENVSRAALSKGWTVKDVKEEGEGYRVTIVGS; encoded by the coding sequence ATGGGTACGATTGTTGATGCACGAGGGCTCAGTTGCCCCCAGCCAGTCCTGATGACCATGGACGAGATCAAGAGGATGTCGAAGGGGGAGATCGAAATACTGGTGGATACGGACACCTCCAAGGAAAATGTGAGCCGGGCCGCTTTAAGCAAGGGGTGGACGGTAAAAGACGTCAAGGAAGAGGGCGAGGGCTATCGGGTCACCATTGTGGGGAGTTGA
- a CDS encoding ABC transporter ATP-binding protein, giving the protein MIQLINLTKQYRATRAVDRINLEVKRGTRFGFLGPNGAGKTTTIKMMAGVLRPTEGRILIDGQDLAVSPSAVKQGIGYIPDRPFMYEKLTGLEFLDFVAGLYRLDPTPLLRKRMEDLLSVFELQHWEDEFIESYSHGMKQRLVMCAALVHQPKVLIVDEPMVGLDPKGARLVKDIFRDQARNGTTLFMSTHSLEMAEEVCEEIAIIQAGRIIACGTPSELRKQAGMDGKLEDVFLRLTQEKGIAGP; this is encoded by the coding sequence ATGATTCAACTGATTAATTTAACAAAGCAATACCGGGCAACAAGAGCGGTTGACCGGATCAACCTGGAGGTAAAGAGAGGCACCCGCTTCGGCTTTTTAGGGCCCAATGGTGCGGGAAAGACCACAACCATCAAGATGATGGCCGGGGTCCTCAGGCCTACAGAGGGACGGATCCTCATCGACGGCCAGGACCTGGCCGTATCGCCGTCGGCCGTCAAACAGGGTATCGGGTACATCCCGGACAGGCCGTTCATGTATGAAAAGCTGACAGGCCTGGAATTCCTCGATTTTGTGGCAGGCCTTTACCGCCTTGATCCGACGCCATTATTGAGGAAGCGGATGGAGGATCTTCTGTCGGTTTTTGAGCTGCAACACTGGGAGGATGAATTCATCGAGAGCTATTCCCATGGCATGAAGCAGCGCCTGGTCATGTGCGCGGCCCTGGTTCACCAGCCAAAGGTCCTGATTGTGGATGAGCCGATGGTGGGCCTTGATCCCAAGGGGGCAAGACTCGTCAAAGACATCTTCAGAGATCAGGCCCGGAATGGAACTACGCTTTTCATGTCCACCCATTCCCTGGAGATGGCCGAAGAGGTCTGCGAAGAGATCGCCATTATCCAGGCCGGCAGGATCATCGCCTGTGGGACCCCATCGGAGCTGAGGAAACAGGCCGGAATGGACGGAAAACTGGAGGACGTATTCCTGAGGCTGACCCAGGAGAAGGGTATCGCGGGACCATGA
- a CDS encoding zinc ABC transporter substrate-binding protein, producing MKNNLGICGLVLMLTLLMGISVPSPSMGGGPLKVTVSILPQKYFVEKIGGDRVEVSVMVLPGANPATYEPKPRQMVDLTESRIYFAIGVPFETVWLDKFAHASPKMEIVPTQAGIEKIPMAPKHTHDGEDHPGGPAAHSGGKDPHIWLSPPLVMLQARNILRALIKADPPGRADYEARYQEFIEGLVELDLRIAGLFSDRGMDNRFMVYHPAWGYFAKAYGLMQIPVETEGKGPTPKALQRLIADAQHDGIRAIFVQPQFSVKSAETIARAINGRVIAADPLALDWQTNLLRVAEQFKAALR from the coding sequence ATGAAGAATAATCTAGGCATTTGCGGACTGGTTTTGATGCTGACGTTACTGATGGGGATCTCCGTCCCGTCACCGTCCATGGGCGGGGGTCCCCTGAAGGTCACGGTCAGCATCCTTCCCCAGAAATATTTTGTGGAAAAAATCGGGGGGGATCGGGTGGAGGTCTCTGTCATGGTCCTTCCGGGGGCGAACCCCGCGACCTACGAACCCAAACCGAGACAGATGGTCGACTTGACAGAATCCAGAATATACTTTGCTATCGGCGTCCCCTTTGAGACGGTCTGGCTGGATAAGTTTGCTCACGCCAGTCCTAAAATGGAGATCGTTCCCACCCAGGCAGGCATAGAAAAAATCCCCATGGCGCCAAAGCACACGCACGATGGTGAGGATCATCCCGGAGGTCCTGCGGCCCATTCGGGCGGCAAAGATCCCCATATCTGGCTCTCGCCGCCCCTGGTCATGCTTCAGGCCCGCAATATTCTTCGCGCCCTGATCAAGGCCGATCCTCCAGGCAGGGCCGATTATGAGGCCCGTTATCAAGAGTTTATCGAGGGATTGGTGGAGCTGGATCTGCGAATCGCCGGGCTTTTTTCAGACAGGGGCATGGACAACCGCTTTATGGTCTACCACCCTGCATGGGGCTATTTTGCCAAGGCCTATGGTCTGATGCAGATACCCGTCGAAACCGAAGGAAAAGGCCCGACCCCTAAGGCCCTTCAGCGATTGATCGCGGACGCCCAACATGATGGGATCCGGGCGATTTTTGTTCAGCCCCAGTTCTCTGTCAAGAGCGCGGAGACCATCGCCCGGGCCATCAACGGCCGCGTCATCGCGGCCGATCCGCTGGCCCTTGACTGGCAGACAAACCTCCTTCGGGTGGCTGAGCAGTTCAAGGCCGCCCTCAGGTAA